Within the Flavobacterium sp. 9R genome, the region AGCGCCAAAACAAGAAATGACCAGTAACAGCAGCTTTCCCGTTCGGATAAATCACATAGGCTTTTTTTCTCCAAGCCTTAGCATCGGTACCTCCTACAGCATCCAAATAATAAGCAAAGCCACGCCCTCTTTCATAAGGGATTTCCGAAGTCAGCAATACATTTCCAGTTACTTTCACACTTTCGCTTAAAAAGGAAACATCAATTTCATCCCCTGGTAGCAAAGTAACATTAGAAGTACTTGCTGGCTTTTTAAGAATCGACTTCCAATCTACTGGAATAGTAGCAAAATGCACTTCTTCCTTTAGTTTATTTTCTAATTTGTTTTGAATGCTGTCTTTTTTACCCAAATTCAAATTGATGTTTTCTAAATCTTCTATCTGTTTGGCTTGGATAGGGCGTTTGATTTTCACACCATTAGGATCTGCTAAAGAAGACAAGCCTCCCGCTCTCTGAATGATGTCGTATATCTTTTCTTTCTTCTGTACTAAAGCATACTTTCCGGTAAAATTTACGGCCCCTTTAACACTTACTTGTTGCGGCTTTTCGTATACCGCTACTCTTCGGATGTTAATGACATCAAAAGGCTGCAATTGAAAATTTTTCAATTGCTCATTCGAATCCGTACTAATTTCAAAATCAAATAATTCCACACGATTCGGATAATTGACATCTTCCAACTCCGATTTCATCATTCTAGCAATCTCCACTCGTTTTGAGGCAGCGCCAGTAAGTCCACCTGCTTGCACAATTACATCATTTAGCGATAATTTGTCAAAATAGTCATAGGTTCCAGGTTTCTTTACTTCCCCATCAATAGAAATCGTATAGTCTTCCTTAAAATCTAAAATAGAATAGACCGTAACTATATCTTCCTTTTGAAGCGATAGGTTCGCCATAGCATCACCCGCTAGGGCTTTACCCAAATCCACATTCACAATTTCGGTAGTCAAATCTGATTTTAAACGAACAATTCTAGCTCGGTTTTTGTAGGCATCTTCTTTGAGTCCGTCGGCCTGAGCCACTAAGTCTGATATGCGCATCCCACTATAATAAGAATAGGTATCCGGTCTAAAAACAGCTCCTTCAATTTTAATACGATTCTCAAAGCGGTTCAAAATTTTGGTTACTTTAAACACATCACCTGCCAAAGGCTTATAAGTAGAGAACTCATTTGACTTCACATCTTTAACCTTGAACTCTTTACTGGTTTTTTGCAAAACATTTACCGAAGCTGTATAGGCGACATCCGTAAAACCAGAAGAAAAACGCAACAAATCACTAAAAGATTCTCCTGCTTTCAATTCAAAAATACCAGGACGTTTCACCTCGCCTTCAATAGTCACCCGTTTGGTATAAGCTGGAATACGAATGACATCATTGTCTTTTAACCCAACATTGTCGGATTGGTTCCCATTCACTAAAAAGCGGTAGATGTCTATATTGCGATATACTTTATTGTTTCTAATTAACTCTATGTTACGATAACTACCGTTTTTAGATGGTCCACCTCCTAAATACAAGGCATTGTAAACCGTGGCCAAGGAAGAAACGGAATAATTACCAGGTTGCTTGCTGCCAATCAACGTTACTTTGATGGTACGAATACGGCTCAAGCTCACTCCTACTTGTGATTGACCTGAAGCAACCGTGCTATACACTCTTGCTATGGCTCCACGTATTTTTTGTGTAGCCGCTTCTATAGTCAAACCCGAAACCGCAATTTGTCCTACATATTGTATGCTCACTTTACCTTCTACTGATACCGGAATACTGGCATTGAATTCTTGAATACCATAGACACTCACTTGCAATTCATCGCCAGGACCTAACACATAATTGACTGGAGTAGCTAACTTTAAATCAGGCTCAAAATTCAAGGTCGGATTATCAAATAACTCAGACCCAAAAACCAAGGTGTTTAAAGTATCTTTTACTTTGTTGTTAGTGTAGATTTCCTGCTCACGTAAGGCAACTTTTTTTTCTGTTCCCTCTTTTTTAAGTGCAGCACCTGCAGGGCTATTAGCCGCTAATCGCGTTTTTAACTTGGCAAACTCTGTTGCAGACATTCCTTTAGCTAAAGCCATAGGTTCAGCTTGTTCAATAGTTATATTGTTGGTTTGCAATTGGCCCTTAATCTTTGCTATATCAGCATCCGACAAATAATCTACCTTCAAAGTACTCAAATCCTGACTTTTTAATAAATCCTGTGCCAACAATGAGGAAGTATTGAACACCCCAAGAACAAAAACAACAACAAATAGTATTTTTTTCATAACAAAAAGTATATTTTTTCCACGGCTTCGCCACTGTGAGTCCCATACAAGACTCCCTATTCAAAATTTTTGCGAATTTAAGACAATTAAACAAGAATAGTAGTCTTATTTAAAACTTAAATTTTGGCTTTTTTTACTGGCTTAGCGGTTAACTGGTTAATCGTTTAATTGTATAAACGTCTAAATTTACCACTAACTACCACTAACCGATTAAACGATTAACCGATTAAACTCATTAACCGTCTAACTTTACCACTAAATACCTCTAACCGATCAAAGGTTAACTGGTTAATCGTTTAATTGTATAAACGTCTAAATTTACCACTAACTACCACTAACCGATTAAACGATTAAACTCATTAACCGTCTAACTTTACCACTAAATACCTCTAACCGATCAAAGGTTAACTGGTTAATCGTTTAACTGGTTAATCGTCTAACTTTACTGATAACTACCTCTAAGCAACTAAAGGTTAACTGGTTAATCGTTTAATTGTATAAACGTCTAAATTTACCACTAACTACCACTAACCGATTAAACGATTAACCGATTAAACTCATTAACCGTCTAACTTTACCGCCAATTACCTCTAACCGATTAAACGATTAAACCTTCTTCTTCAAAGTTTCTTTATTATTAGCTTGATACTTATAAAGCGCGTTAAGTTTATTTAAAATAGCATCTAATTTAATTCTCATATCAGTATATTTTTGCTCGTCAATATAGTGCAAATCTAAAGCTGTATTCAAGTGATCAATAGTTTCTAAGCCTGTTGAAAATGACATATTGGTAAAATGTGCTTGATCTAAATTGGAAGACCTACCTGAACCTTCTGCCAAATTTGCTGCAATACTAGCAGATGATCTATTAATTTGACTAACCAATTCAAATCGCTCTTCCTTAGGAAATGTTTGACTCAACAATTTTATTTCAACTTTAAACTGCCTAGCCAATTGATATACTTCTAATTTCTCAAACGAATAAATTTGATACTTCATACTAGTGTTGTTTTTAATGGTTAACTGGTTAATCGTCTATCTTTACCTCTAACTACCTCTAACCGATTAAACGATTAACCGATTAAACTCATTAAGCGTCTATCTTTACCTATAACTACCTCTAACCGATTAAACTCATTAAGCGTCTATCTTTACCTCTAACTACCTCTAACCGATTAAACTCATTACCTCTTCTTCTTCTCCACTTTCAACACACAACCCAAGGCTTCTAAAACCAGTACATAACCACTACTTTTAACCTCTTGCACTACTGCCAGCTGATCTTTAAAAACCCCTTGCTCTAGTACCACTCTATCTCCAGCTTGCCAAGTTCTAACTTCAACCTCAAAAGAATCAGGTTCCGAAAGCCATTGTTGAATAGCAACAATCTCTTGATCCTTTACGATGGCTGGCTTACCTAACCAAAACAAATAGCGAATCACTCCTGACACTGCAAAAACGGCATTTCGTTCCCTCTCTTCTACTTGAACAAAAACATAAGACGAAAACAAAGGCATTTCTACTTTTTTCTTGCGATCACTCCATTGCCGTACTTGAATCGTCGTAGGACAATAGGCTTTAATACCCATCTCCTTCAACTTATCAGCCACCTTCTTCTCCCATTTGGGCTTTGTATAGAGTACGTACCAGTTCATTTTTACCTTATTATTCCTTATATGAATTCGAATTACTCAACAAAATACTCTCACTAAACACACCCCCAACCCCTCTCTAGAGGGGAGTTAGCCCCCGTTACTTATTACACATTATCTTTTCAAAACACATTTTAAAAATAACGTCTATTTAAAATCTACAGAGCACTATTAACTCTCCTTGTTATCTTTAAAAGAGACGAGTTAACAACACTAATCATTAAACTTTTTTCTTTCAAAAAAAATTTTATAAAAAATGATTGCCTTTACAATCCAATATAAAAATAATAGCAATCGTTACTCCCCTCTTGAGAGGGGTTGGGGGTGTGTATTTTTTGCATTCCAAATACAAGTAGTCTACAAATACTGTTGCTCATAATACGATGCATACGCCCCTGACGTCACGCTATTCAACCATTCTTGATTACTCAAATACCAATCGATGGTTTGCTCTAGTCCTTCTTCAAAAGTAACCGAAGGCTTCCATCCTAATTCTTTATTAATTTTATTAGCATCAATAGCATATCGCAAATCATGCCCTGGACGATCTTTTACATAAGTAATCAACTCTTGAGAAGTTCCTTCTGCACGTCCTAATTTTTCGTCCATAATACGACACAAGACTTTGACCAAATCAATATTCTTCCATTCATTAAAACCTCCGATATTGTAGGTTTCGTGATTCTTTCCTTTATGAAAAACCAAATCAATGGCTACCGCGTGATCTTTAACAAACAACCAGTCTCTAGTATAATTTCCATCACCATACACTGGCAAAGGTTTGTTCTGAATGATATTATTGATGAAAAGTGGAATCAACTTTTCTGGAAAATGATAGGGTCCGTAATTGTTCGAACAATTTGTCAGCACATAAGGTAATCCGTAGGTTTCGCCGTAAGCACGCACGAAGTGATCTGAACTCGCTTTAGAAGCCGAATAAGGAGAATTAGGATCATAAGGAGTGGTCTCTGTAAACAGCCCTTCAGCCCCCAAAGTACCATATACCTCATCGGTGCTAATATGGTAAAAACGTTTCCCTTCAAAATTGTCTTTCCACTGATTTTTAGCTGCATTAAGCAAAATCATCGTACCAAAAACATTCGTTTTTACAAACGCCAAAGGATCCGTAATGGAACGATCGACATGCGATTCAGCGGCCAAATGCAATACGCCCTCAAATTGATGTGTAGCAAACAATTCGTTTATAAACACCTCATCTGTGATATCCCCTTTAACAAAAGTATAATTCGGTGCTTTTTCAATATCCTTGATATTCTCTAAATTACCTGCATAAGTCAACGCATCCAAATTAAAGATATGATACTCTGGATAAGTCGTTACAAATCGACGGACCACATGTGATCCAATAAATCCTGCTCCTCCTGTAATCAATATTTTTTTCATTTTTATTATATTTTTGTATTTTGTTTAATCGTTTAACTGGTTATTTGGTTAACTGGTTAACTGTTTAATCTTCTAAACTTAACACTAATTACCTCTAACCGATTAAACTCCTTAAGCGTCTAACTTTATCGCTAATTACCTCTAACCGATTAAACGATTAACCAATTAAACACCATAAGCGTCTAACTTTATCGCTAATTACCTCTAACCGATTAAACGATTAAACTCCATAAGCGTCTAACTTCAACACTATCTACCTCTAACCGATTAAACTCCTTAAGCGTCTAACTTTACCACTATCTACCTCTAACCGATTAACCGATTAAACTCCATAAGCGTCTAACTTTACAACTAACTACCTCTAACCGATTAAACGATTAACCGATTAAACTCCTTAAGCGTCTAACTTTACCACTAACTACCTCTAACCGATTAAACGATTAACCGATTAAACTCACTAACCGTCTATCTTTACCACTAATTACCTCTAACCGATTAAACGATTAAACTCACTAACCGTCTATCTTTACCCCTAACTACCTCTAACCGATTAAACGATTAACCGATTAAACTCACTAACCGTCTAACTTTACCCCTAACTACCTCTAACCGATTAAACGATTAACCGATTAAACTCCTTAACCGTCTAACTTTACCCCTAAATACCTCTAACCGATTAAACGATTAACCGATTAAACTCCATAAGCGTCTAACTTTACCACTAACTACCTCTAACCGATTAAACGATTAACCGATTAAACTCCTTAACCGTCTAACTTTACCCCTAAATACCTCTAACCGATTAAACGATTAACCGATTAAACTTCTTAAGCGTCTATCTTTACCCCTAACTACCTCTAACCAATTAAACGATTAACCGATTAAACTCCTTAACCGTCTAACTTTACCCCTAACTACCTCTAACCGATTAAACAATTAAACGATTAAACGACAACTACAACTTCCCATCCACAGGTATTTGCAGTACCCCTTTTACATCGTACAACACACTTTTTTCATTTCTCAAAGCTGCAAAGTCCATATCTAAGAAAGCTTTATGTGCTACCCCTAAAACGATAGCATCAAAAGTACTTTCAGGTACTTTGTTTATGGTAGTTAATCCGTATTCATGCCTTACTTCTTCGGGATTCGCCCAAGGATCATAAATTGTAACCTGAATGCCATAATCCACAAAAGCGCGAACCACATCTACGATTTTGGTGTTGCGCACATCTGGGCAATTTTCTTTGAAAGTGATTCCTAACAATAACAAGTTGGCACCATTGATCGTCACCCCTTTTTTAATCATCAATTTCACCACTTGTGCTGCCACATACTCTCCCATACTGTCATTCAAACGACGACCAGCCAAAATAATTTCTGGATGATAGCCTTTCTCTTGCGCTTTTTGTGCCAAATAATAAGGGTCAACCCCAATACAATGACCACCCACCAAACCAGGTTTGAAGGGCAAGAAATTCCATTTGGTACCCGCTGCTTTTAAGACCTCAGCAGTATCTATATCCAATAAATTGAAGATTTTAGCCAATTCGTTTACAAAAGCAATATTGATATCACGCTGCGAATTTTCAATGACTTTAGCGGCTTCGGCCACTTTGATAGAAGGTGCCAAATGCGTCCCAGCCAAAATAACTGATCGATACAAGGCATCCACTTTTTGACCAATTGCTGGGGTAGATCCAGAGGTGATTTTTAAAATTTTTTCTACAGTATGTTCTTTATCACCAGGATTAATGCGTTCAGGAGAATAGCCTGCAAAAAAATCTTCATTAAATTGCAAACCTGATATTTTTTCTAAAACCGGTACACATTCTTCTTCAGTAACTCCTGGATAAACAGTTGATTCATAGATAACGATATCTCCTTTTTTCAAGACTTTTCCAACAGTAGTGCTGGATTTGTATAAAGGTGTTAAATCAGGTCGATTGTTTTTGTCTACAGGAGTGGGTACAGTAACGATGTAGTAGTTACAATCTTGAATGGCTGCTATATCACTAGAACACAACAAGCCTTTGTTAGCGGAGTCGAAGTCTGAAACTAAAACAGCTTGAAGAACCGCGTCGGCTACTTCTAAAGTGCTATCAGTACCTTGTCGCAATTCGGAAATTC harbors:
- a CDS encoding SLBB domain-containing protein, which gives rise to MKKILFVVVFVLGVFNTSSLLAQDLLKSQDLSTLKVDYLSDADIAKIKGQLQTNNITIEQAEPMALAKGMSATEFAKLKTRLAANSPAGAALKKEGTEKKVALREQEIYTNNKVKDTLNTLVFGSELFDNPTLNFEPDLKLATPVNYVLGPGDELQVSVYGIQEFNASIPVSVEGKVSIQYVGQIAVSGLTIEAATQKIRGAIARVYSTVASGQSQVGVSLSRIRTIKVTLIGSKQPGNYSVSSLATVYNALYLGGGPSKNGSYRNIELIRNNKVYRNIDIYRFLVNGNQSDNVGLKDNDVIRIPAYTKRVTIEGEVKRPGIFELKAGESFSDLLRFSSGFTDVAYTASVNVLQKTSKEFKVKDVKSNEFSTYKPLAGDVFKVTKILNRFENRIKIEGAVFRPDTYSYYSGMRISDLVAQADGLKEDAYKNRARIVRLKSDLTTEIVNVDLGKALAGDAMANLSLQKEDIVTVYSILDFKEDYTISIDGEVKKPGTYDYFDKLSLNDVIVQAGGLTGAASKRVEIARMMKSELEDVNYPNRVELFDFEISTDSNEQLKNFQLQPFDVINIRRVAVYEKPQQVSVKGAVNFTGKYALVQKKEKIYDIIQRAGGLSSLADPNGVKIKRPIQAKQIEDLENINLNLGKKDSIQNKLENKLKEEVHFATIPVDWKSILKKPASTSNVTLLPGDEIDVSFLSESVKVTGNVLLTSEIPYERGRGFAYYLDAVGGTDAKAWRKKAYVIYPNGKAAVTGHFLFWRSYPKVLPGSQIIVPEKPETKKMSTGEWVSIGSVISSLALLIVTAFK
- a CDS encoding nucleotide sugar dehydrogenase, with product MDTKIKIAVIGLGYVGLPLARLFATQYPVVGFDINENRISELRQGTDSTLEVADAVLQAVLVSDFDSANKGLLCSSDIAAIQDCNYYIVTVPTPVDKNNRPDLTPLYKSSTTVGKVLKKGDIVIYESTVYPGVTEEECVPVLEKISGLQFNEDFFAGYSPERINPGDKEHTVEKILKITSGSTPAIGQKVDALYRSVILAGTHLAPSIKVAEAAKVIENSQRDINIAFVNELAKIFNLLDIDTAEVLKAAGTKWNFLPFKPGLVGGHCIGVDPYYLAQKAQEKGYHPEIILAGRRLNDSMGEYVAAQVVKLMIKKGVTINGANLLLLGITFKENCPDVRNTKIVDVVRAFVDYGIQVTIYDPWANPEEVRHEYGLTTINKVPESTFDAIVLGVAHKAFLDMDFAALRNEKSVLYDVKGVLQIPVDGKL
- the rfbB gene encoding dTDP-glucose 4,6-dehydratase — its product is MKKILITGGAGFIGSHVVRRFVTTYPEYHIFNLDALTYAGNLENIKDIEKAPNYTFVKGDITDEVFINELFATHQFEGVLHLAAESHVDRSITDPLAFVKTNVFGTMILLNAAKNQWKDNFEGKRFYHISTDEVYGTLGAEGLFTETTPYDPNSPYSASKASSDHFVRAYGETYGLPYVLTNCSNNYGPYHFPEKLIPLFINNIIQNKPLPVYGDGNYTRDWLFVKDHAVAIDLVFHKGKNHETYNIGGFNEWKNIDLVKVLCRIMDEKLGRAEGTSQELITYVKDRPGHDLRYAIDANKINKELGWKPSVTFEEGLEQTIDWYLSNQEWLNSVTSGAYASYYEQQYL
- a CDS encoding four helix bundle protein encodes the protein MKYQIYSFEKLEVYQLARQFKVEIKLLSQTFPKEERFELVSQINRSSASIAANLAEGSGRSSNLDQAHFTNMSFSTGLETIDHLNTALDLHYIDEQKYTDMRIKLDAILNKLNALYKYQANNKETLKKKV
- a CDS encoding UpxY family transcription antiterminator, yielding MNWYVLYTKPKWEKKVADKLKEMGIKAYCPTTIQVRQWSDRKKKVEMPLFSSYVFVQVEERERNAVFAVSGVIRYLFWLGKPAIVKDQEIVAIQQWLSEPDSFEVEVRTWQAGDRVVLEQGVFKDQLAVVQEVKSSGYVLVLEALGCVLKVEKKKR